The Aeromicrobium yanjiei genome includes a region encoding these proteins:
- a CDS encoding phosphatase PAP2 family protein, translating into MTTLSTGRDTARTAAVTALAGAASLVALVVVALHSARGQGWDDSAMDTVVGGRDAQLTVLSVLGYVSIGAIVIVVVGCALVALLRGRATLALAAVVVIAGSNVTTQVLKHTILDRPDLGLGTLNSLPSGHTTVVASSVGAALLVAPRLTRPFLAAAGGFATTLTGASTVVAGWHRPADVLAALAVSLTWTAAVAFFVHGPARSVAGTFIGAVIGCAGALAFLVAVGVRPVMGWDGFIQASLVLGAVTAATVVFVLAASAVSPAE; encoded by the coding sequence ATGACCACCTTGTCGACGGGCCGCGACACCGCGCGCACAGCAGCCGTCACAGCACTCGCCGGCGCGGCATCGCTCGTCGCGCTGGTGGTCGTGGCCCTGCACTCCGCACGGGGACAGGGGTGGGACGACTCCGCGATGGACACGGTGGTCGGCGGCCGGGACGCACAGCTCACGGTGCTGAGCGTGCTGGGCTACGTGTCGATCGGCGCGATCGTGATCGTGGTCGTGGGCTGCGCACTGGTCGCGCTGCTGCGCGGCAGGGCGACCCTCGCCCTGGCCGCAGTCGTCGTGATCGCCGGCTCGAACGTCACGACCCAGGTCCTCAAGCACACGATCCTCGACCGCCCCGATCTCGGCCTCGGCACGCTCAACAGCCTGCCGAGCGGGCACACCACCGTCGTCGCGAGCTCGGTCGGGGCCGCGCTGCTGGTCGCGCCGCGCCTCACCCGTCCGTTCCTCGCCGCGGCGGGCGGCTTCGCCACCACGCTGACCGGCGCCTCGACCGTCGTTGCGGGCTGGCACCGGCCGGCCGACGTCCTCGCGGCCCTCGCGGTGAGCCTGACCTGGACCGCCGCGGTCGCCTTCTTCGTCCACGGCCCCGCCCGCTCGGTCGCCGGGACGTTCATCGGCGCGGTCATCGGGTGCGCAGGAGCGTTGGCGTTCCTCGTCGCGGTGGGTGTGCGCCCGGTCATGGGCTGGGACGGCTTCATCCAGGCAAGCCTGGTGCTCGGCGCGGTCACCGCCGCGACAGTGGTGTTCGTCCTGGCGGCGTCCGCGGTCTCCCCGGCCGAGTGA